A genomic region of bacterium (Candidatus Blackallbacteria) CG13_big_fil_rev_8_21_14_2_50_49_14 contains the following coding sequences:
- a CDS encoding DUF188 domain-containing protein, with protein sequence MSEDSAPPIWVDADACPKPVKEILYRACQRHRRPLILVANMPLNTPQSPWISTLQVEAGVDVADNAIAERVQAGELVISADIPLAADVVAKGALCLNPRGTLYTRDNIHHFLSMRNLFDELRSSEEIRGGPKPFSHKDRMAFANQLEKVLRR encoded by the coding sequence ATGTCTGAAGATTCAGCGCCCCCGATCTGGGTAGACGCCGATGCCTGTCCCAAACCTGTGAAAGAAATTCTCTACCGGGCCTGTCAACGGCACCGCAGGCCCTTGATTCTGGTCGCCAATATGCCCCTCAATACTCCCCAAAGCCCCTGGATTTCTACGCTTCAGGTCGAAGCCGGAGTAGATGTTGCAGACAATGCGATTGCTGAACGGGTGCAGGCTGGGGAGCTGGTGATCAGTGCAGATATCCCGCTGGCTGCTGACGTGGTCGCCAAAGGCGCCCTTTGCCTGAACCCACGCGGTACGCTTTATACCCGCGATAATATTCACCATTTTCTCAGTATGCGCAATCTCTTTGATGAATTGCGCAGCAGCGAAGAAATTCGGGGAGGCCCCAAACCCTTCAGTCACAAAGACCGCATGGCCTTTGCCAATCAATTGGAAAAAGTCCTGCGCCGCTAG